Proteins encoded in a region of the Halothiobacillus diazotrophicus genome:
- the sufB gene encoding Fe-S cluster assembly protein SufB — MSEQQELEQLVQRDYKYGFVTDIEQEIIPPGLNEDVIRLISAKKNEPEFLLEWRLKAYRQWLTMAEPQWAHVHYPPIDYQALSYYAAPKSKEEIDAARPKSLDEVDPKLLEMYEKLGIPLHERAALAGVAVDAVFDSVSVTTTFREKLAEVGVIFCSFSEAVHTHPELIQKYLGSVVPPGDNYYAALNSAVFSDGSFVFIPKGVRCPMELSTYFRINAMNTGQFERTLIVAEEGAHVSYLEGCTAPQRDENQLHAAVVELVALDDATIKYSTVQNWYPGDEEGKGGIYNFVTKRGDARGARSKITWTQVEAGSAITWKYPSCILRGDDSVGEFYSVAVSNNFQQVDSGTKMIHLGKRTRSTIVSKSISAGRSQNAYRGLVHIAKSADDARNFTQCDALLIGDRNGAHTFPYIEVKNSSAQVEHEATTSKISDDQIFYLQSRGISEENATNMIVNGFCKDVFNELPMEFAVEAQALLAVSLEGSVG; from the coding sequence ATGAGCGAACAGCAAGAACTCGAACAACTGGTCCAGCGCGACTACAAATACGGCTTCGTGACGGATATCGAGCAGGAGATCATCCCGCCCGGTCTGAACGAGGACGTCATCCGGCTGATTTCCGCCAAGAAGAACGAACCCGAGTTCCTGCTGGAATGGCGCCTGAAGGCCTATCGGCAGTGGCTGACCATGGCCGAGCCGCAATGGGCGCATGTCCACTACCCGCCCATCGACTATCAGGCCCTCTCCTACTACGCCGCGCCCAAAAGCAAGGAAGAGATCGACGCGGCCCGGCCGAAGAGCCTCGACGAGGTAGACCCCAAACTGCTGGAGATGTACGAGAAGCTCGGCATCCCCCTGCACGAGCGCGCGGCGCTGGCCGGCGTGGCCGTCGATGCGGTGTTCGACAGCGTGTCCGTCACCACGACCTTCCGCGAGAAGCTGGCCGAGGTCGGCGTGATCTTCTGCTCCTTCTCCGAAGCCGTGCATACGCACCCCGAGCTGATCCAGAAATACCTCGGGTCGGTCGTGCCGCCGGGCGACAACTACTATGCGGCCCTGAATTCCGCGGTCTTCTCCGACGGTTCGTTCGTGTTCATTCCCAAGGGCGTGCGCTGCCCCATGGAGCTTTCCACCTACTTCCGCATCAACGCGATGAACACCGGACAGTTCGAACGCACCCTGATCGTCGCCGAGGAAGGCGCGCACGTCAGCTATCTGGAAGGCTGCACCGCGCCCCAGCGCGACGAAAACCAACTCCATGCCGCCGTGGTAGAACTCGTGGCGCTGGACGATGCCACCATCAAGTACTCCACCGTCCAGAACTGGTACCCGGGCGACGAGGAAGGCAAAGGGGGCATCTACAACTTCGTGACCAAGCGCGGTGACGCGCGCGGTGCCCGTTCCAAAATCACCTGGACACAGGTCGAGGCCGGCTCGGCGATCACCTGGAAGTACCCCAGCTGCATCCTGCGCGGCGACGATTCGGTCGGCGAATTCTATTCGGTCGCGGTGAGCAACAACTTCCAGCAGGTGGACTCCGGCACGAAGATGATCCATCTGGGCAAACGGACGCGCAGCACCATCGTTTCCAAGAGCATTTCCGCCGGTCGTTCTCAGAACGCCTACCGCGGTCTCGTGCACATCGCCAAATCCGCCGATGATGCCCGCAACTTCACCCAGTGCGACGCCCTGCTGATCGGCGATCGCAACGGGGCGCACACCTTCCCCTATATCGAGGTGAAGAACTCAAGCGCCCAGGTCGAGCACGAGGCCACCACCTCGAAGATCAGCGACGACCAGATTTTCTACCTGCAGTCCCGCGGCATCTCCGAGGAGAACGCCACCAACATGATCGTCAACGGGTTCTGCAAGGACGTATTCAACGAACTGCCGATGGAATTCGCCGTCGAGGCGCAG
- a CDS encoding SUF system Fe-S cluster assembly regulator gives MLKISRMSDYAIVLLTTLARGETPQSNARALAERTGLSQPTVGKLLKTLTASGLLTSQQGRHGGYRLARAADEISIADIVEAIDGPIAMTECYTADHDCEREANCSVRPHWNTINRGVRELLTGTTLATLSEPVHQVPIWFKRDSTGVAKSAPVARTTSGKP, from the coding sequence ATGCTCAAGATTAGTCGCATGAGTGATTACGCCATCGTGTTGCTGACCACACTCGCCCGGGGAGAAACCCCGCAGAGCAATGCGCGGGCCTTGGCCGAGCGGACCGGCCTGAGTCAGCCCACGGTCGGCAAGCTGTTGAAGACCCTGACGGCGTCCGGCCTGTTGACGTCGCAACAGGGGCGACACGGCGGCTATCGGCTGGCGCGTGCCGCCGATGAAATCAGTATTGCCGACATCGTCGAGGCCATCGACGGCCCGATTGCCATGACCGAGTGCTATACCGCCGATCATGATTGCGAGCGCGAGGCGAATTGCAGCGTCCGCCCCCACTGGAACACCATCAACCGGGGCGTGCGCGAACTGCTGACCGGCACCACGCTGGCCACCCTGTCCGAACCGGTTCATCAGGTACCGATCTGGTTCAAGAGAGATTCGACGGGCGTCGCCAAATCGGCCCCCGTCGCCCGTACAACCTCGGGCAAGCCCTGA
- a CDS encoding beta-1,3-glucanase family protein yields MDELDKKRRAFITVVASSVAVAACGGSGSSTGGSSSGGAGTGGGSTGGGTNPTAKIPLTIDASTTDLPAGAQVYAYIVGEVKVSGVSSQYRLDAQGVPHLMTTADNTQPAGTFPDSNLLSTTDATAIAANYPLAWADYSIPLSRTTPTVIDLANLSTTNLPGLGTGTAAFSGRIYISVGIPKLPFTVIDSTKYTAPVPDAYPGQLTVFDWIEFSFDSLGNFNGNTTQVDQFGFPLTLNGTPGGTLQGALNQSRANILSTFNGLTGNFAGLAKPVSVPAAYPAGITYLRAVSPKTVTAQTGYTGTLQNYFNGAVNKWYSNWEVTPLVTNDTSTGYYSGYVPLTGAYAGMLAFYQGNFPTLADFPTTAPDFTLGSGTTPQIPTLDVWQCANSLATGTAAQKNVQKMIAAAFNRGVMSYLLNDNVCTSPSTYYPTATGSDVSNTWAQMFHAYSTNGLAYGFPYDDVCNQNPSIQINGTQSITVTLGKFFS; encoded by the coding sequence ATGGACGAACTCGACAAGAAACGCCGCGCATTCATAACCGTTGTCGCCTCATCCGTTGCGGTTGCGGCCTGTGGTGGTAGCGGCAGTAGTACCGGCGGAAGCAGTAGTGGTGGAGCGGGCACTGGCGGCGGGAGTACCGGTGGCGGCACGAACCCAACCGCCAAAATCCCGTTGACGATCGATGCGTCCACGACCGACTTACCCGCTGGCGCGCAGGTCTATGCCTATATCGTCGGCGAGGTGAAAGTGAGCGGGGTCAGCAGTCAGTACCGGCTGGATGCCCAAGGGGTCCCGCATCTGATGACAACTGCGGATAATACCCAGCCAGCTGGCACATTCCCTGATTCCAACCTGCTATCCACCACCGATGCCACCGCCATAGCGGCGAATTACCCTCTGGCCTGGGCGGACTACAGCATCCCGCTTTCCCGAACGACACCGACGGTCATCGATCTGGCCAACCTGAGCACGACCAACCTACCGGGACTTGGCACGGGTACGGCCGCATTCAGCGGGCGTATTTACATCTCTGTCGGGATACCGAAACTGCCGTTCACGGTCATCGACAGCACCAAATACACAGCCCCCGTTCCGGACGCCTACCCCGGGCAGTTGACGGTGTTCGACTGGATCGAGTTTTCCTTCGATAGCCTGGGCAATTTCAATGGCAACACCACGCAAGTGGACCAGTTCGGTTTCCCTCTGACGCTCAATGGCACACCGGGCGGCACATTACAAGGCGCCCTGAACCAGTCTCGGGCGAACATTCTCTCGACGTTCAATGGTCTGACCGGCAATTTTGCCGGCTTGGCCAAACCAGTGTCCGTACCGGCAGCCTACCCTGCCGGCATCACCTATCTGCGCGCGGTATCCCCCAAGACGGTGACGGCGCAAACCGGCTACACCGGGACGCTCCAGAACTACTTCAATGGCGCCGTGAACAAGTGGTACAGCAACTGGGAAGTCACGCCGCTTGTCACCAACGACACGTCGACAGGATATTACAGTGGCTATGTCCCCCTCACCGGCGCTTACGCCGGCATGCTCGCCTTCTATCAAGGGAATTTCCCGACACTGGCCGATTTCCCGACGACAGCGCCCGATTTCACATTGGGCAGCGGCACCACGCCGCAAATCCCCACGCTCGATGTCTGGCAGTGCGCAAACTCCCTGGCCACCGGCACCGCCGCTCAGAAGAACGTGCAGAAAATGATTGCTGCCGCCTTCAACCGCGGCGTGATGAGTTATCTGCTCAATGACAATGTCTGCACATCCCCCAGCACCTACTATCCGACCGCGACCGGAAGCGATGTCTCGAATACCTGGGCGCAGATGTTCCATGCGTACAGCACCAATGGACTCGCCTACGGCTTCCCTTACGACGATGTCTGCAATCAGAATCCATCCATTCAGATCAACGGAACGCAATCCATCACGGTGACACTGGGCAAATTCTTCAGCTGA
- a CDS encoding HDOD domain-containing protein — protein sequence MKDDFHQTILKRIAASPDFPAFAKTVQEAYRVIENDLASAADLVELILRDPALTHRILRLANAVEYRHLGGQVTTVSRAVSLLGFEEVRMAALAMSLFEQIECKQHGKLLQSRFLQALYQAFLAKNLARHLGGFSIEEIFLSALFQDFGVLLIYRHAPEALPDIENARNVNGMDESTAIQSVTGILPAALAREVCQKWGLPESARRFLSTTPTSGRLTNLNPTAKAQAIGRLANETAAIMANATSFTQMQQETDRLAQAASIDLKMYQEAANDARAHILEYESMLTLTQGKPAFLQRMSMEKDDPLPIDTMGTNDAADQRSEVLTLCIEEVTAKLMSDYELGDIFTTILKSMTTGLDLNMAALYMLDRNNWQLTPKIGEGPGFGRARARMTIPLKENSRVAQAFLAAEDRVIARPAMPTDDILEWQFGGSADMAQVLPLYINRAPFGLFYLEGRNNLLHGGNVNSLRTLRNQAVLAIKSRTKH from the coding sequence TTGAAAGACGACTTCCATCAGACAATCCTCAAGCGTATCGCCGCGAGTCCCGACTTCCCTGCCTTCGCTAAAACCGTTCAGGAGGCCTATCGGGTCATCGAGAACGATCTCGCATCGGCTGCCGACCTGGTCGAACTCATCCTGCGGGATCCCGCACTGACTCATCGAATACTGCGGCTGGCCAATGCCGTCGAATACCGCCATCTGGGTGGCCAGGTCACGACCGTATCGCGTGCCGTATCACTACTGGGCTTCGAAGAGGTGCGAATGGCCGCGCTCGCCATGTCCCTCTTCGAACAGATCGAATGCAAGCAACATGGCAAACTGCTTCAGAGCCGGTTTCTTCAGGCCCTGTATCAGGCATTTCTCGCCAAGAACCTCGCGCGACACCTCGGCGGTTTTTCCATCGAAGAGATTTTCCTAAGCGCACTTTTTCAGGATTTTGGCGTTCTGCTGATTTATCGCCATGCCCCGGAAGCTCTGCCCGACATCGAGAACGCGCGAAACGTGAACGGGATGGACGAATCTACCGCCATACAATCCGTCACCGGCATACTACCCGCAGCACTGGCCCGGGAAGTCTGTCAGAAATGGGGGCTCCCCGAGTCCGCTCGACGTTTTCTCTCGACGACCCCGACGTCAGGCCGACTCACCAACCTCAACCCCACGGCCAAGGCCCAGGCCATCGGCCGGCTGGCCAACGAGACGGCGGCCATCATGGCCAATGCCACCTCGTTCACCCAGATGCAGCAGGAAACGGATCGACTGGCGCAGGCTGCCAGCATCGACCTGAAAATGTATCAGGAGGCGGCCAACGATGCCCGGGCCCATATTCTCGAATACGAGTCCATGCTTACGCTGACACAAGGTAAACCGGCTTTTCTGCAACGCATGAGCATGGAGAAGGACGATCCGTTACCCATCGATACGATGGGAACGAATGATGCGGCCGATCAACGCTCGGAAGTTCTGACGCTGTGTATCGAAGAAGTCACGGCCAAACTGATGAGTGACTATGAATTGGGGGATATTTTCACCACCATCCTCAAGTCAATGACGACCGGCCTGGACCTCAACATGGCCGCCCTCTACATGCTTGACCGCAATAACTGGCAACTCACCCCGAAAATCGGCGAGGGTCCGGGGTTTGGCCGGGCACGCGCGCGGATGACCATTCCGCTAAAAGAGAACAGCCGGGTAGCCCAGGCATTTCTTGCCGCGGAAGATCGTGTCATCGCCCGGCCAGCCATGCCCACGGATGACATTCTGGAATGGCAATTCGGCGGAAGCGCCGATATGGCCCAGGTCCTTCCGCTCTACATCAACCGGGCACCATTCGGTCTCTTCTATCTCGAAGGAAGGAACAATCTGCTGCATGGCGGCAATGTGAACAGCCTGAGAACGCTCCGGAATCAGGCAGTCCTGGCCATCAAGTCCCGGACCAAGCACTGA
- a CDS encoding host attachment protein gives MIVADAARARIFRIERQPEIDRSVVQKPMHPGMREVLVELEEFWHPVARQHASEFASDAPGFSSVAGMQSKFGMDEKTSPKEQEEIRFAHQLNQVLLAHVGNYDELYLVAPPHFLGLLRDQLDEQVQQKVTQQIDKDLSRLDKEEIQAHLLKSNE, from the coding sequence ATGATCGTCGCTGATGCTGCACGTGCGCGCATTTTTCGTATCGAGCGACAGCCGGAAATCGACCGATCGGTAGTTCAGAAACCCATGCATCCAGGGATGCGGGAAGTTCTGGTGGAACTCGAGGAGTTCTGGCATCCCGTCGCTCGTCAACATGCCAGCGAATTCGCGTCTGACGCACCGGGTTTTTCGAGCGTGGCCGGCATGCAGAGTAAATTTGGCATGGACGAAAAGACATCGCCAAAGGAGCAGGAAGAAATCCGCTTTGCGCATCAGTTGAATCAGGTGCTTCTGGCTCATGTTGGCAACTATGATGAACTGTATCTCGTCGCGCCACCGCATTTTCTGGGGCTGCTGCGTGATCAATTGGATGAACAGGTGCAGCAAAAGGTGACGCAGCAAATCGACAAGGATCTGTCCCGCCTCGATAAGGAAGAGATACAGGCCCATTTATTGAAATCGAATGAATAA
- a CDS encoding methyl-accepting chemotaxis protein, whose amino-acid sequence MTKESNSPTNRKPLAIPRRTDILLRATIIIPIVLGAMGIVLVGNASAFSLSVAGVVSLVAGGFGYFSYRRILGDGSRESAKGAAADADTLPMPSAVPRTDNLSTFCVAVLPVWSSQILMARDHTEHAITALTNRFSDLSRRIANATSDDASGGKSDMVSLLVNSEEELSSTIASMRSALSEKARLLDEMSALSNVTEELKTMAENVGGIARQTNLLALNAAIEAARAGEHGRGFAVVAMEVRKLSSLSGETGEQIAETISSVNAAIATTLDVSSKLADRDAQMLQEFEQLIGSIMTRLHTASEEVSASAEAMRHESQIVGAEIGDVLVALQFQDRVSQVMNHVCNDMSRLVARLEERIDIMKSANQRLEPIDVSVWLEELAQTYTMPEQHAIHGDTDPKKTSGTPSGSEITFF is encoded by the coding sequence ATGACAAAAGAAAGTAATTCCCCGACTAATCGTAAGCCATTGGCGATACCTCGGCGAACCGATATTCTCCTGCGCGCTACTATTATTATTCCTATTGTTTTGGGTGCTATGGGCATCGTTCTGGTCGGTAATGCCTCAGCCTTTTCACTGTCTGTCGCGGGGGTTGTTTCTTTAGTGGCGGGTGGTTTCGGTTATTTCTCCTATCGTCGGATCTTGGGCGACGGGTCTCGGGAGAGCGCCAAAGGGGCTGCTGCGGATGCAGACACGCTGCCGATGCCGTCGGCGGTGCCCCGAACGGATAACCTGAGTACGTTTTGTGTGGCGGTTCTCCCTGTTTGGTCCAGCCAGATCCTGATGGCGCGCGATCACACCGAGCACGCTATTACCGCTTTGACCAACCGTTTCTCGGATCTCTCCCGACGTATTGCCAACGCGACTTCCGATGATGCGTCCGGTGGGAAGAGCGACATGGTCTCCCTGCTCGTCAACAGCGAGGAGGAACTCAGCAGCACGATTGCTTCCATGCGTTCCGCGCTCAGTGAAAAGGCGCGCTTGCTCGATGAGATGAGTGCGCTGTCGAACGTCACCGAAGAGCTCAAGACCATGGCCGAAAACGTCGGAGGAATAGCCCGTCAGACCAACTTGCTGGCGTTGAACGCCGCAATTGAAGCCGCACGCGCCGGCGAACACGGTCGCGGTTTCGCCGTTGTGGCTATGGAGGTTCGAAAACTGTCCAGTCTCTCCGGTGAGACGGGGGAGCAGATCGCCGAGACGATTTCCTCGGTCAATGCCGCGATCGCCACCACGCTGGATGTTTCGAGCAAGCTCGCCGATCGGGATGCCCAGATGCTGCAGGAATTCGAGCAGCTGATTGGCAGCATCATGACGCGCTTGCACACGGCCTCCGAGGAGGTTTCGGCGTCCGCCGAAGCGATGCGTCACGAAAGCCAGATCGTCGGTGCCGAGATCGGTGATGTGTTGGTGGCGCTCCAGTTCCAGGACCGGGTAAGCCAGGTGATGAATCACGTCTGCAACGACATGAGTCGCCTGGTAGCGCGCCTGGAGGAGCGGATCGACATCATGAAAAGTGCTAACCAACGGCTCGAGCCGATCGATGTTTCCGTCTGGCTCGAGGAATTGGCTCAGACCTACACCATGCCCGAACAACATGCGATTCATGGCGATACGGATCCGAAGAAAACATCCGGAACCCCGTCCGGATCGGAAATCACCTTTTTCTAG
- a CDS encoding response regulator — protein MAKTILIVDDSTSLRQVVSIALKGAGYDTIEACDGKDALGKLDGRKIHLVISDVNMPNMDGITFVKEMKNIPSYKFTPVIMLTTEAGADKKAEGQAAGAKAWVVKPFQPEQMIAAVSKLVLP, from the coding sequence ATGGCAAAGACGATTTTGATTGTTGATGACTCAACTTCACTGCGCCAGGTGGTCAGCATCGCCCTCAAGGGGGCGGGATACGACACCATTGAAGCGTGTGACGGCAAGGACGCACTCGGCAAGCTCGATGGCCGGAAAATCCATCTCGTCATCAGCGATGTGAACATGCCCAACATGGATGGGATCACTTTCGTGAAGGAGATGAAGAATATCCCCAGTTACAAGTTTACTCCCGTGATCATGCTGACCACGGAAGCAGGGGCTGACAAGAAGGCTGAGGGACAGGCCGCCGGCGCCAAGGCTTGGGTTGTGAAGCCATTCCAGCCGGAACAGATGATCGCGGCGGTCTCCAAGCTCGTCCTGCCTTGA
- a CDS encoding STAS domain-containing protein — MNIRHDQHEDLGNVWLEGELTIYHVDVVKQSLLDFLDSSSTLNVYLDQVSEIDTAGMQVLIAVKQEAARLDKRLILMEHSACVLEMIELFGLTGFFGDPVLLKS; from the coding sequence ATGAACATCCGGCATGACCAGCATGAGGACCTCGGCAATGTCTGGCTGGAGGGCGAGTTGACCATTTATCACGTCGACGTGGTCAAACAGTCCCTGCTTGATTTTCTCGATTCGAGCTCGACGTTGAACGTGTATTTGGATCAGGTCTCGGAAATCGATACGGCAGGCATGCAGGTGCTGATCGCGGTGAAACAGGAGGCGGCGCGGCTCGACAAGCGGTTGATTCTCATGGAACACAGTGCTTGCGTGCTTGAGATGATCGAATTATTTGGCCTGACAGGCTTTTTTGGCGATCCGGTTCTGCTTAAGTCGTAA
- a CDS encoding chemotaxis protein CheA yields the protein MNLDDALKTFIIESYELLDQMEETLLDMEQSGADVESIHALFRAAHTIKGSAGLFGLNDIVQFTHVAESVLDRVRNAEIPLTPELAALLLEAGDHIRAMVDFTAEGEAIPAATLSTGQAIVVRLNGYLQAQSKDLSVSEPPVQKSGHTLHKLNDGPRLDTEHWHISLRFGPDVYRNGLDPAAFIRYLGTLGTVQGIFPILDKIPEASTMDPETCYLGFEIAYRSEADKEAIEGVFEFVREDCALRILPPHSKIAEYLALIHDLPEEDMRLGEILIECGTLTANELEQVLTRQGEIEAVPKKPIGEVLVEEQIVQPAVVDAALEKQRQVKDSKSGDTGMVRVDAGKLDQLINLVGELIIAGAGANLIAQRSGVDTLYEATTTMSRLVEEIRNSALNLRMVQIGATFSRFQRVVRDVSHELGKDIRLDITGGETELDKTVVEKIGDPLTHLVRNSMDHGIEPAEIRVARGKPAHGTLRLNAHHDSGGIVIEVSDDGGGLNRDKILAKAIDRGLVKPDNNLTDKEIFNLIFEPGFSTADKVNNLSGRGVGMDVVRKNITALRGTIELDSSPGQGMIVSIRLPLTLAIIDGFLIEVGEYSYVIPLEMVVECVELSERDRMALDERSYLNLRGEVLPLINLREHFSVRHAISRRSNIVVVQHADHKAGLVVDALLGEFQTVIKPLGKIFSGFRGVSGSTILGSGEVALILDVAELIQREIGKEQRRRLTSEVQ from the coding sequence ATGAATCTGGATGACGCACTGAAGACCTTCATCATCGAGAGCTACGAACTACTCGACCAGATGGAAGAAACCTTGCTCGACATGGAGCAAAGCGGGGCCGACGTTGAATCGATCCATGCACTTTTTCGCGCGGCGCATACGATCAAGGGTTCTGCGGGACTATTCGGGCTGAATGACATCGTTCAATTCACTCATGTGGCGGAAAGCGTCCTTGATCGGGTGAGAAATGCCGAAATACCGCTGACCCCCGAGCTGGCGGCGCTCCTGCTTGAAGCAGGGGATCATATTCGTGCGATGGTGGACTTCACTGCCGAGGGTGAGGCTATTCCGGCGGCAACACTGAGCACCGGCCAAGCGATCGTCGTTCGGCTTAACGGTTACCTTCAGGCGCAAAGCAAGGATTTGTCCGTGTCCGAGCCACCGGTGCAGAAATCCGGCCATACGCTTCACAAGCTGAATGATGGGCCCAGACTGGACACGGAACACTGGCATATCTCGTTACGGTTCGGACCCGATGTCTATCGCAACGGCTTGGATCCCGCGGCATTCATCCGCTACCTCGGCACCCTGGGTACGGTGCAGGGTATTTTTCCCATTCTGGACAAGATTCCCGAGGCGTCGACAATGGACCCGGAGACCTGTTACCTCGGGTTTGAAATCGCTTATCGGAGCGAAGCCGACAAGGAAGCCATCGAGGGGGTTTTCGAGTTCGTTCGTGAAGACTGCGCGCTGCGCATCCTGCCGCCGCATAGCAAGATCGCCGAGTATCTGGCTCTGATCCATGATCTGCCGGAAGAAGATATGCGCTTGGGTGAAATCCTCATCGAATGCGGCACCCTGACGGCGAATGAGCTCGAACAGGTATTGACCCGTCAGGGTGAGATTGAAGCCGTTCCCAAAAAGCCGATTGGCGAGGTACTTGTCGAAGAGCAGATCGTACAGCCGGCCGTCGTTGATGCCGCCTTGGAAAAACAGCGACAGGTCAAGGACAGCAAGTCCGGCGATACCGGCATGGTTCGTGTGGATGCCGGCAAGCTCGATCAGCTGATCAATCTTGTCGGAGAACTGATCATTGCAGGGGCGGGGGCCAATCTCATTGCTCAGCGATCCGGCGTCGACACCCTGTACGAAGCAACCACCACCATGTCCCGACTGGTCGAGGAAATTCGCAATTCCGCACTGAATCTGCGCATGGTCCAGATCGGGGCGACATTCAGCCGTTTTCAGCGCGTTGTCCGCGACGTGTCGCACGAGCTGGGCAAGGACATCCGGCTCGATATCACCGGCGGTGAGACCGAACTGGACAAGACGGTGGTGGAGAAAATCGGTGATCCTCTGACCCATCTGGTCCGAAACTCGATGGATCACGGCATCGAGCCTGCCGAAATCCGCGTTGCGCGCGGTAAACCGGCCCACGGCACCTTGCGACTGAACGCCCATCATGACTCAGGGGGCATTGTCATCGAGGTTTCCGATGATGGCGGTGGCCTCAATCGCGACAAGATTCTGGCCAAGGCGATTGACCGGGGGCTCGTCAAGCCGGATAACAACCTGACCGACAAGGAAATATTCAACCTCATTTTCGAGCCTGGATTCTCGACGGCAGACAAGGTCAACAATCTTTCCGGTCGCGGGGTCGGCATGGACGTGGTACGGAAGAATATTACGGCTTTAAGAGGCACCATCGAGCTCGACAGTTCGCCCGGGCAGGGAATGATTGTCAGTATCCGATTACCGCTGACGCTCGCCATCATCGATGGGTTTTTGATCGAGGTCGGTGAATATTCCTACGTCATTCCCCTGGAGATGGTCGTCGAGTGCGTGGAATTGTCGGAGCGCGATCGAATGGCGCTTGACGAGCGTAGCTACCTCAATCTACGGGGTGAGGTATTGCCCCTCATCAACCTGCGCGAACATTTCTCGGTCCGGCATGCGATCAGTCGGCGTTCCAACATCGTGGTCGTGCAGCATGCGGACCATAAGGCCGGCTTGGTCGTGGACGCTTTGCTTGGCGAGTTCCAGACGGTCATCAAGCCGCTTGGCAAGATATTCAGCGGTTTCAGAGGCGTGAGTGGTTCGACGATCCTGGGATCGGGCGAAGTGGCGCTGATACTCGACGTGGCTGAGCTGATCCAGCGAGAAATCGGTAAGGAGCAGCGACGTCGATTGACGAGCGAAGTGCAGTGA